The Thermoanaerobaculia bacterium genome includes a window with the following:
- a CDS encoding pyruvate dehydrogenase complex E1 component subunit beta, which translates to MPRMSAMQAMGEAIAEEMRRDPRVVMFGEGVATKRRELVAEFGGARVRNTPLAEGIIAGTAAGAAATGLRPVIDLLFAPFICFSMEELVNSAGKLRYVSGGQFSFPLVAMAMTGCGWTVGAQHNQNIEAWFAHTPGIKVVMPSTPADFKGLMKSAIRDENPVMFFADMPLLHAEGDVPEGEHVVPIGKAAVCRRGTDVTLVAYAKMVPACAAAADTLAAEGISAEVIDLRSVKPWDEETVLESVRRTGRLVVVHEASRTCGVGAEVAATAAEKAFDRLRAPVVRITGPDAPAPSSWALEQAFVPQPTAIVESVRTLVVRQREGTAA; encoded by the coding sequence ATGCCCAGAATGAGCGCGATGCAGGCCATGGGAGAAGCGATCGCCGAGGAGATGCGGCGCGATCCCCGGGTCGTCATGTTCGGCGAAGGCGTCGCGACGAAGCGCCGCGAACTCGTCGCCGAGTTCGGAGGCGCCCGCGTGCGGAACACCCCGCTCGCGGAGGGAATCATCGCGGGCACCGCCGCCGGCGCCGCCGCAACCGGGCTCCGCCCGGTGATCGACCTCCTCTTCGCTCCGTTCATCTGCTTCTCGATGGAGGAGCTCGTCAACAGCGCCGGAAAGCTCCGGTACGTTTCGGGGGGCCAGTTCTCCTTTCCGCTCGTGGCGATGGCGATGACGGGGTGCGGCTGGACGGTCGGGGCCCAGCACAACCAGAACATCGAGGCGTGGTTCGCCCATACCCCCGGAATCAAGGTCGTGATGCCCTCGACGCCGGCCGACTTCAAGGGACTGATGAAGTCGGCGATCCGCGACGAGAACCCGGTGATGTTCTTCGCCGACATGCCGCTCCTCCACGCGGAGGGCGACGTCCCGGAAGGGGAACACGTCGTGCCGATCGGCAAAGCCGCGGTGTGCCGGCGGGGCACGGACGTGACGCTCGTCGCCTACGCGAAGATGGTTCCGGCGTGCGCGGCCGCGGCCGACACCCTTGCCGCCGAGGGGATATCCGCCGAGGTCATCGACCTCCGCTCCGTCAAGCCGTGGGACGAGGAGACCGTTCTCGAATCGGTCCGGCGGACCGGACGGCTCGTCGTCGTCCACGAGGCGAGCCGCACGTGCGGCGTCGGCGCCGAAGTGGCCGCGACGGCGGCGGAGAAGGCGTTCGACCGGCTGCGCGCGCCCGTCGTGCGGATCACGGGACCGGACGCGCCGGCGCCGTCGAGCTGGGCTCTCGAGCAGGCGTTCGTGCCGCAGCCTACGGCGATCGTCGAGAGCGTCCGGACGCTCGTCGTCCGGCAGCGGGAAGGAACGGCGGCCTGA
- a CDS encoding VOC family protein, translating into MSVKPIPEGYHALTPYLIVDGAAAAIDFYVKAFGAVELMRMPAPNGRIGHAEVRIGDSHLMLADEDPAMGYRGPKSGGGNAISLLLYVADCDAVISRAVAAGATLTRPPADQFYGDRSGGVTDPFGHSWYVSTHVRDVSDEEMRRVVDEKIRTAGKK; encoded by the coding sequence ATGTCCGTCAAACCGATTCCCGAGGGCTACCACGCGCTGACGCCGTATCTGATCGTCGACGGGGCCGCCGCCGCGATCGACTTCTACGTCAAGGCGTTCGGAGCGGTCGAACTGATGCGCATGCCGGCGCCCAACGGCCGGATCGGGCACGCGGAGGTCCGGATCGGCGATTCGCATCTGATGCTCGCCGACGAGGACCCGGCGATGGGATATCGCGGCCCGAAGTCCGGCGGGGGCAACGCGATCAGCCTTCTGCTGTACGTCGCGGACTGCGACGCGGTGATCAGCCGGGCGGTCGCGGCCGGCGCGACGCTGACGCGGCCCCCCGCGGACCAGTTCTACGGCGACCGGTCCGGAGGGGTCACCGATCCGTTCGGGCACTCCTGGTACGTGTCGACGCACGTCCGCGACGTCTCCGACGAGGAGATGAGGCGGGTCGTGGACGAGAAGATCCGGACAGCCGGGAAGAAATAG
- a CDS encoding metalloregulator ArsR/SmtB family transcription factor codes for MVNKIRNLDAAFSALADATRRAILARLSLGDATISELARPFPVSLPAVSKHVRVLEQAGLVRTRKEGRAHWCALEPEPMRDASAWLEEYRHFWERRLDALAEHLRRDGRATAAADSDTAAARRPRRRNQRRKPPPRRRSA; via the coding sequence ATGGTTAATAAAATCCGAAACCTCGACGCGGCCTTTTCCGCCCTCGCCGACGCCACGCGGCGGGCGATCCTCGCCCGTCTTTCGCTCGGCGACGCGACGATCTCGGAGCTCGCCCGTCCCTTTCCCGTTTCTCTGCCGGCCGTCTCGAAACACGTGCGGGTGCTCGAGCAGGCCGGCCTCGTGCGGACGCGCAAGGAGGGACGCGCCCACTGGTGCGCGCTCGAGCCGGAGCCGATGCGCGATGCGTCGGCGTGGCTCGAGGAATACCGGCACTTCTGGGAGCGCCGGCTCGACGCGCTCGCCGAGCATTTGCGCCGCGACGGCCGAGCAACCGCCGCGGCCGATTCGGACACGGCGGCGGCGCGACGACCGCGCCGCCGGAATCAGAGGAGGAAACCTCCTCCTCGCCGGAGATCGGCCTGA
- a CDS encoding thiamine pyrophosphate-dependent dehydrogenase E1 component subunit alpha — MTDHDPRRSMLERMLLIRAFEEKNVALQSEGKAAGTCTSVGQEASAVGVVSALGPKDRILTNHRSAGHLLARGADPGRMMAEIAGRATGYCKGKSGTLHISVKDLGVILTSTIVGGELSLATGVALSLTLLGEDAIVACFFGDGAACEGIFHESVNLAAVWNLPILYVCENNQWQAYVPRRETMRIDHIADRASAYGIEGRTVDGNDVEAVHAAAAEAIESIRRTKRPFLLETYTYRLRGHFEPDDQSYVDPGELASWKARDPIPALRARLRAAGELADADFEAMERDARARIDAAAQFAASSPFPAPEEVTTDVYA; from the coding sequence ATGACCGACCACGACCCGCGAAGATCGATGCTCGAGCGGATGCTCCTGATCCGCGCCTTCGAGGAGAAGAACGTCGCGCTCCAGTCCGAGGGCAAGGCGGCGGGGACCTGCACGTCGGTCGGCCAGGAGGCTTCGGCCGTGGGCGTCGTCTCGGCGCTCGGCCCGAAGGACCGGATCCTGACGAACCATCGGAGCGCCGGCCATCTCCTCGCGCGAGGGGCCGATCCGGGCCGGATGATGGCCGAGATCGCCGGGCGCGCGACCGGCTACTGCAAAGGGAAGAGCGGAACGCTTCACATCTCCGTCAAGGATCTCGGCGTGATCCTGACGTCGACGATCGTGGGCGGCGAGCTTTCGCTCGCGACCGGCGTCGCGCTGTCGCTCACCCTGCTCGGAGAGGACGCGATCGTGGCCTGTTTCTTCGGCGACGGCGCGGCCTGCGAAGGGATCTTCCACGAGTCCGTCAATCTCGCGGCCGTCTGGAATCTCCCGATCCTCTACGTCTGCGAGAACAACCAGTGGCAGGCCTACGTGCCTCGCAGGGAGACGATGCGGATCGACCACATCGCCGACCGCGCGTCGGCGTACGGGATCGAAGGACGCACGGTCGACGGCAACGACGTCGAGGCGGTGCACGCGGCGGCGGCGGAGGCGATCGAGTCGATTCGCCGCACGAAGCGTCCCTTCCTGCTCGAGACCTACACGTACCGCCTGCGCGGCCATTTCGAGCCGGACGACCAGTCTTACGTGGACCCCGGCGAGCTCGCGTCGTGGAAGGCGCGCGATCCGATTCCGGCGCTCCGGGCGCGCCTTCGCGCGGCCGGCGAGCTCGCGGATGCCGATTTCGAGGCGATGGAGCGGGACGCGCGGGCGCGGATCGACGCCGCGGCGCAGTTCGCCGCCTCGTCGCCCTTCCCCGCCCCCGAGGAAGTCACGACGGACGTCTACGCCTGA
- a CDS encoding DUF5668 domain-containing protein produces the protein MNDSSNAGPRPAGELPPRRANRSGAATGILLIVVGAALLLAQLRMLSLAPLGHWWPVLLIGFGMLRLFGGPRQRWSGYWILVTGIYGAIGEWGPFGLTWADAWPIFIIAAGVGILGRSGPRPWFTPDTPRRPN, from the coding sequence GTGAACGACTCGTCCAATGCCGGCCCCCGTCCTGCGGGGGAACTTCCTCCGCGGCGGGCGAACCGCAGCGGGGCGGCGACCGGGATCCTCCTGATCGTCGTCGGAGCGGCTCTCCTCCTCGCGCAGCTGCGAATGCTCTCCCTCGCGCCGCTCGGGCACTGGTGGCCCGTGCTGCTGATCGGGTTCGGCATGCTTCGTCTCTTCGGCGGGCCGCGCCAGCGCTGGAGCGGGTACTGGATCCTGGTCACCGGAATCTACGGGGCGATCGGCGAATGGGGGCCGTTCGGCCTGACATGGGCCGACGCCTGGCCGATCTTCATCATCGCCGCGGGAGTCGGGATCCTCGGCCGAAGCGGTCCGCGGCCGTGGTTCACTCCGGACACGCCCCGCCGGCCGAACTGA
- a CDS encoding prenyltransferase has translation MSSAAVPRSKPPGERPSFRRGLWRLADPKISLASMAGMFLGAAAAARGGALSPAWLALTVAGIFAIEVAKNASGEIFDFDSGTDLAVAPEERTPFSGGKRVLVDGLLTRSQTKGIAWAGYALGAAAGIAIAFFREPAALAFGAAGVALAFFYHAPPARLSYRGWGEAAVAIVYGPLIVLGTETVQRGRPSALALLASIPLGLMIGAFLWVNEIPDRRADASAGKRTLVVRLGPKRAAASYAGIVAAAFLLQAILPWAARAPGAALGMLALPPAVAAALLLDRGRAGTGRIASAQALTLVSFLILAVAGGIGLAVV, from the coding sequence ATGTCTTCAGCCGCGGTCCCGCGATCGAAGCCGCCCGGCGAAAGACCTTCGTTTCGCCGCGGCCTGTGGCGGCTCGCCGATCCGAAGATCTCTCTCGCGTCGATGGCGGGGATGTTCCTGGGGGCGGCGGCCGCGGCGCGCGGCGGCGCGCTCTCGCCGGCGTGGCTCGCGCTCACGGTCGCCGGAATCTTCGCGATCGAGGTCGCCAAGAACGCGTCGGGGGAAATCTTCGATTTCGATTCGGGGACCGATCTCGCCGTCGCTCCCGAAGAGCGGACGCCGTTCTCGGGGGGGAAGCGCGTGCTCGTGGACGGGCTCCTCACGCGGAGCCAGACGAAAGGGATCGCCTGGGCCGGGTACGCGCTCGGCGCGGCCGCCGGGATCGCGATCGCCTTCTTTCGCGAGCCGGCGGCGCTCGCCTTCGGCGCCGCGGGGGTCGCGCTCGCCTTCTTCTACCACGCTCCTCCCGCGCGGCTTTCGTACCGGGGGTGGGGGGAGGCGGCCGTCGCGATCGTCTACGGTCCGCTGATCGTGCTGGGGACGGAGACGGTCCAGCGCGGCCGCCCGTCGGCTCTCGCCCTGCTCGCCTCGATCCCGCTCGGCCTCATGATCGGCGCGTTCCTCTGGGTCAACGAGATCCCGGACCGCCGCGCGGACGCTTCCGCGGGGAAGCGGACGCTGGTCGTCCGCCTCGGGCCGAAGCGCGCCGCGGCGTCGTACGCCGGCATCGTGGCTGCGGCTTTCCTTCTCCAGGCGATCCTTCCCTGGGCGGCTCGCGCGCCGGGCGCGGCGCTCGGGATGCTCGCGCTTCCTCCCGCCGTCGCCGCCGCCCTTCTCCTCGACCGGGGGCGCGCCGGGACCGGGCGGATCGCCTCGGCGCAGGCTTTGACTCTCGTGTCGTTCCTGATCCTCGCCGTGGCCGGCGGGATCGGCCTCGCCGTCGTCTGA
- a CDS encoding MgtC/SapB family protein: protein MAVMDLGTSNVMETAGKMALSYVFALPAGWQGEREGGILGIRTFPIVAVASCGYMLVAVQGAPGTGDLRALQGLMTGIGFVGGGAILREGATVSGTAAAASVWSMGAVGAAVAFGRLDIAFVLAILNFLTLRALLPLKRRLDRREGRGDAPGDPRS, encoded by the coding sequence ATGGCCGTCATGGACCTCGGAACTTCCAACGTGATGGAAACCGCCGGAAAGATGGCCCTGTCCTACGTCTTCGCGCTCCCCGCCGGCTGGCAGGGGGAACGGGAAGGAGGGATCCTGGGCATCCGGACGTTCCCGATCGTCGCCGTCGCGAGCTGCGGCTACATGCTGGTCGCGGTGCAGGGCGCCCCGGGAACCGGCGACCTTCGCGCCCTCCAGGGGCTGATGACCGGGATCGGATTCGTCGGCGGCGGTGCGATCCTCCGCGAAGGCGCGACGGTGAGCGGCACGGCGGCGGCGGCGAGCGTCTGGTCGATGGGAGCCGTCGGCGCGGCGGTCGCGTTCGGCCGTCTCGACATCGCTTTCGTCCTCGCGATCCTGAATTTTCTGACGCTTCGGGCCCTGCTGCCGCTCAAGCGCCGGCTCGACCGCCGCGAAGGCCGCGGCGACGCCCCCGGCGACCCTCGGTCCTGA
- a CDS encoding EamA family transporter, which yields MKHPSRSAVVAAFAAVYFVWGSTYLAIRFAVATIPPFLMAGTRHLAAGAILYAFARRKGAPRPTARHWKAAAAIGALLLLGGNGLVSWAETRMASGPAALIVASVPLWMVALSAAGERRRPAFPVFAGLVLGLGGIAILVLPHRSGDAVPLVPAGALVVAALSWSIGSLWSRRAPLPKETLLATAMEALAGGAALWIAGLAGGEGSALHLRALSARSLGALGYLIVFGSVVGFSAYVWLLKVVAPDRVSTYAFVNPIVAVILGIVLGGEVLTLRVALAALAVVGAVSLILLYGSSRRAPAEREAPARRTAAAD from the coding sequence ATGAAGCATCCCTCCCGATCCGCCGTCGTCGCCGCATTCGCGGCCGTCTATTTCGTCTGGGGTTCCACTTACCTCGCGATCCGCTTCGCGGTCGCGACGATCCCGCCGTTTCTCATGGCCGGAACGCGGCACCTCGCGGCGGGAGCGATCCTGTACGCGTTCGCCCGCCGTAAAGGGGCGCCGCGACCGACGGCACGGCACTGGAAGGCGGCGGCGGCGATCGGCGCGCTCCTCCTGCTCGGCGGAAACGGTCTGGTCTCGTGGGCCGAGACGCGCATGGCGTCGGGACCGGCGGCGCTGATCGTCGCGTCGGTTCCGCTCTGGATGGTCGCCCTCTCGGCGGCCGGAGAGCGGCGCCGCCCGGCTTTCCCGGTCTTCGCCGGCCTCGTCCTCGGACTCGGCGGCATCGCGATCCTCGTCCTTCCCCATCGAAGCGGCGACGCGGTCCCTCTCGTTCCGGCCGGCGCGCTCGTCGTCGCGGCGCTCTCCTGGTCGATCGGGTCGCTCTGGAGCCGCCGGGCGCCGCTTCCGAAGGAGACGCTTCTCGCGACGGCGATGGAGGCGCTCGCGGGGGGCGCCGCCCTCTGGATCGCGGGACTCGCCGGGGGCGAAGGATCGGCGCTCCATCTTCGCGCCCTCTCGGCCCGGTCCCTCGGGGCGCTCGGCTATCTGATCGTGTTCGGGTCGGTCGTCGGGTTCTCGGCTTACGTCTGGCTGCTGAAGGTCGTCGCGCCCGACCGCGTCTCGACGTACGCGTTCGTCAATCCCATCGTCGCGGTGATCCTCGGCATCGTTCTCGGAGGCGAGGTCCTCACCCTCCGCGTCGCGCTCGCGGCGCTCGCGGTCGTGGGCGCCGTGTCGCTGATTCTCCTCTACGGGAGTTCGCGGCGGGCGCCCGCGGAGAGAGAGGCGCCGGCCCGTCGCACGGCCGCCGCGGATTGA